A section of the Clostridium omnivorum genome encodes:
- a CDS encoding CoA-binding protein, translated as MEAQELLNYKNWVVVGDVVNPEKYAHRILNSLKGAGFNIEGVSPSDKTGTAKKSLSEISYKIEVLDLCINPVKGLQIVQEAKELGIDKVLIQPGAESEDILEYCEKNNITAIEGCALVELSYYKRKL; from the coding sequence ATGGAGGCACAAGAACTATTAAATTATAAAAATTGGGTGGTTGTAGGAGACGTAGTAAACCCTGAAAAGTATGCCCATAGAATATTAAACAGCTTAAAGGGTGCAGGATTTAATATTGAAGGGGTATCCCCATCAGATAAAACAGGAACGGCAAAAAAGAGCCTTAGTGAGATTTCTTATAAAATTGAAGTGCTGGATTTATGTATTAATCCTGTGAAGGGTCTTCAAATAGTTCAAGAAGCTAAGGAACTGGGAATAGATAAGGTTCTAATTCAACCAGGTGCAGAAAGCGAAGATATCTTGGAATACTGTGAAAAAAATAATATAACAGCTATTGAAGGATGCGCTTTAGTTGAGTTATCATACTATAAAAGAAAACTATAA